Part of the Pseudobacteriovorax antillogorgiicola genome is shown below.
TGGGGCATATGAGTAGTGCCAGCGATATGCATATGTCTTAAAGCGGAGATCAATTCCTGATTGGGAGACATCGTAACTGTAATAGTAGCCACTATCATAACAGTCTTGGCGTTTTGCCTCACTTGTCGCATCTTCCACACATTTTTGCTGCTTAGCTTTTTGAGTTCGATCGTAGCTAGCAGAGATATACTCTTGGTTATCAAGTAGGATCTGGATATTCAGATTCGGATTCTTGGCTTTAGCATTCATTAGGGCTGTTGAGATTGGAAAAGAGCGAAGGTGGCCTGTAGCAACTTTAATGGAACTCGTTGCGCTTTCAATCACTTCAACGATTTCGTTGCTAACTGTATCCCGTTGGCGAATAGTCGTGAAACCTTTGCCATAACGGTTCTCAAAGACTTTGAAGTTTGCAGAAGTAAAGTGGGAGTTGAACCCAAGCTCATCGAGCTCTTCGTCATCTAACGGCGATTCTAGTAGCGGCTCAAAGGATATATCGAAGTCAAAGCTTTCCCAAACAAAGTCACGAGAGTTTTGCCACAAGAAATCGAATTCTCTGCGATAGCTGTCGATTAGAGGAACGTTGCCACGAACGAAGACAGTGTTTTCATCGAACTTAGTCGCTGCTGAACTCGTCCAGTTAGCGCTACCCGTGATGAGCTTGGGCTTGATCACGCTATCGGCACCTCGTCCATCGATTACTGCGAATTTGTGGTGCATGATTTTATTAATGTAGCGTACGTCAATACCGATGGACTCTAATTTTGCAGAGAAGCTGTTTTCCGGTTTTTTGCGGTCAGCATTGGCTTTTTCGAACAAAAAGCGGATACGCACGTTGCGCTCTTTAGCGCGTTCTAAGGCGTCGAAAATATCTGCTGATGTTTCTCGCATGCTATACATCGCTATGTCTATGGAGGATTGGGCATCATCAATCCACTGGCGGGCAACTGCCAAATGACTATCTTCTATGGGCTGCGGAGAAAAGATTACAAAGGCTTCGGAATTGGCATCAGGGTCGCCGCCATCGACGGGAGGCTCAGGATCGGTCGTCGATAGATCACAAAGAACGTTCGCATCTGCGCTGAACTGGCGAAGAGAGGCCGGACCAACTTGGGCAAGTTGGCCTAAAGAATCCAAGCTAGTGATCACATTGCCGGTTGCTAGATATGAATTGACGGACGCAAGGGCTTGAGTGCGCACACTCGGCCATCGTTGGGATGAAAAAACTTCAAGCTCACGAGCTTCGCGAATGATAAGGTCCTCAGCGCATTCTGAGAAGTCTACACCTTCGACCTTCGCGGCTGAGAGAGGCTGTGCTGCAATCGCGCCTAGTAAAGCGAGTGCAGAAAGAAAAGTTTGCCATGATTTCATAGATGTTTGCTCCATTTCAGCGATTCGTTGATGGATACATTCAGTCAGCCCTAGGCCTGTCGGCTGGACCAACAGGATGATTGGAAGTCTGTCTGAGAGTGAGTGACATTGCATGTTTAGATTATGTCACAGTACTGTCTAGATATCCTTTTGGACTGGCTTAGACGAACATCAAAATTTGATGATCTTCATCGAAAATTTATTTAATCGCAATTTATCCTGGTATTAAGCTGTTATTATTGGTGTATTTTAATTATAGACGCAACTTGTTCCCGCAGTGCTACTTTTTTGCGCTGTAAGGAGACCATCACGGGACTTTTTGTTTAGAAGCCTGCTCCAGATCAGACTAAAGCCAATCTTTAGATCTCAAAGCAATTGAATGGGCATAATATTCCTAGACTATGAATACAATTGAGTCTTCTTTGTGACGAAACCTTGAATGGATGAATGCCTGAGGAGTTGATGGGATCTCACGTACCAAAATTTTTGGATATCTTTATCCATAATCGCAATAAAGCGGATCCGATTCGCTCGACGAAATCTCGGGTATTGGTGGGGGTGAATCTCGCGGGGATCTTGTGTTTCTTGGTTCTCGACACGATTGTCCTAGGCGAGGTTCCACTGTTATTTGATATTGCCTTCGGCGCGATAGTCCTGAATCTCTTCTTATTTCGTTGGCTGGGGAGTGTTACGGTATCTACGTTCTTTGCTATGACCTTTGTGCAAGCAATAAACTCTTATTGGTTCTACACATCTCTTCTCGAAATAGGAGTGTTAAATATCCAAATGGCTTGGGCGCTTCTAATCGTGGCGTCTGCCCCGCTGGTTGGTGGTGTTGCACTGGCAATCTATGTCACAGCCCTGTCCTTAGGGTTTGCTAATTTCTTTGCCTTTCAATTTATCGCTAAGCAATCTTTAGAGGAACAGTTTTTTTCTAAGGCCATGCTTCTTGAGTGGAATATCGTTGTAGTGATGGTCTTTTGCGTGACGGTCATTTTCGAAAGAATTCTGTCACGGCAGATGAGGGAAACTGTCATTGCCAAGGAAGCGTTGGAGATTCAAAAGCAAAACGCTTTACAGTCTTCAAAACTAGCTGCTTTAGGCGAGATGGCCGGTGGGATTGCCCATGAAGTGAATAATCCCCTAGCGATTATCTATGGCAATGCTGGCATTGTGCGTCGCAAATTGCTAGAGCTTAAGATTCCTGATGCCGAAAAACTGGCCAAAAGGCTAGAGAAAATAACGAGTACGGTGGATCGAATCAAGCTTATCATAGATACAATGAGAAAGCTTTCACGTCAGGAATTTGAAGACAGTGACAAACATCCCCATGACTTGGGCGAGATTATCAATGATGTAATCATCCTGTATGCCGAAAAACTCAAGAGCCGCGACTACCGATTAGAATTGCAGCTCGACGAGGGATTGATTGCTATGTGTAGTCAAGTGCTCATGGGGCAAATCTTCATCAATTTATTAAACAACGCCATTGATGCGCTTGATGACAATAGACAGAGTGATAGCTGGATTAAGATAGAAGGTAAAGTGATCTTGGGGTCGTTGATCGAAGTGAGAGTTAGCAATGCCGGTCCCAAAATTCCCTCTGTCGTTGCTGAAAAAATTATGAATCCATTTTTTACTACGAAGAGAATTGGAGAAGGCACAGGGCTTGGCCTAAGCATATCAACAAGTATTGCTAAACAGCATGACGGTAACCTACAGCTCGATCAAAGTCAGGGTTACGTGTGCTTCTGCTTGCGTTTACCTCTTCATACCAAGATTCGACCTGAGCAGTCTGTACGTTACGGCAAAGCGTCTTAGTCATTCATTTATCGGTTTCCCTAGTATCATGAACCGGGGTCAATTTCGTAGATACAGTAGGTTCCAAGCTGCGTGTGGGCGCTCCCTCCAAAATCGAACGTTGAATCATTGCTGATTTGGTAAGCAACAAGGCCGCTTTGCTCGCGAGAAACGCGGTGCCAAAACCAACCCGAGTAACCTTCCAGTTGAGAAGCGCCCGCTGCAAAAAGTTGATGGCCTTCGCTACGAAGGGGGAGCCGCCAAGTTCCTGGCCAGTGGTTCACTGGAGGAAGGTTGTCGCAAATATCTGCTGCGCTTGATCCATTGCTGGTATAGGTAAGGGCATTCGTAAAAAGTTTTTGCTCAGTCTCATGATAGTAAATCTTGTCCCAAGGAATCGATCCCCCATGGACTTCTGGCCCCAAACCTGAGTGGTCAAGGTTGAGGCTTTCATCAGTAATAACGAAATCTTCTCGATCTGTTGCGTGGTGCCCTTGATAGGGGAGTTCCGGCAATGAAGCGCCTTCATAGAAATCTTCTTGATTGGTTTCCGCTTGAATTTCCCCTGCAAGAACCATATGGATCGATTGGAAGTAATTATGATAGTAGTCTTCACTGAGAACGAGACCCACACTCCAATCAGAGAATGCCGTCATGGGGCGCAGGTACAAAATATCTTCGCTCTTAGGGCTCGGTCGGACAATCCATGATAACTCGCCGAGGAGCTTTGAACCGTCCTGATTGAGTGTCGCTTTACATAATACTTTCACATGATTAGTCAGAAATTCGCTTTCGCAGTGGAGCCGGTAGGCGTTCTGTAAGTTCGAGGGCGTTACACCTGCGTCCAGGTTTTGTCTAAGTTGTTCCTGATTAGCCGCATTAATATCGGTTTCATGACCCTGTTGTATGGCGGCTTGCTTCGCGTCGTCGTCGGTGCCCTTACAGCCTCCAAACAGGCTTATTGTGACGAGACTTGCTAAAACTAGTTTTGGAGTGGCATCGTTCAAAATCGATCTCCCAGCTTATCCACGCTTGCCATCGGGTTAAGGAGCTTTAAAAACCAGTCAACTGACTTACCCTTACCAAGGCTTCACATTTATAAGCTCTCGGTGCTTTTGACGAGAAGTTATGAGGGGGA
Proteins encoded:
- a CDS encoding phospholipase D-like domain-containing protein; the encoded protein is MKSWQTFLSALALLGAIAAQPLSAAKVEGVDFSECAEDLIIREARELEVFSSQRWPSVRTQALASVNSYLATGNVITSLDSLGQLAQVGPASLRQFSADANVLCDLSTTDPEPPVDGGDPDANSEAFVIFSPQPIEDSHLAVARQWIDDAQSSIDIAMYSMRETSADIFDALERAKERNVRIRFLFEKANADRKKPENSFSAKLESIGIDVRYINKIMHHKFAVIDGRGADSVIKPKLITGSANWTSSAATKFDENTVFVRGNVPLIDSYRREFDFLWQNSRDFVWESFDFDISFEPLLESPLDDEELDELGFNSHFTSANFKVFENRYGKGFTTIRQRDTVSNEIVEVIESATSSIKVATGHLRSFPISTALMNAKAKNPNLNIQILLDNQEYISASYDRTQKAKQQKCVEDATSEAKRQDCYDSGYYYSYDVSQSGIDLRFKTYAYRWHYSYAPQMHHKYLIVDNQTVVTGSFNFSDNAEHNTMENIIIFERKRYPEMVDDFTENFAFMWDRNRAKLSEVRAQIETQESFPIVFEDMALEYEEVNALKRLIYNNCPLINSEDFRKYPERNRYCSR
- a CDS encoding sensor histidine kinase, with product MGSHVPKFLDIFIHNRNKADPIRSTKSRVLVGVNLAGILCFLVLDTIVLGEVPLLFDIAFGAIVLNLFLFRWLGSVTVSTFFAMTFVQAINSYWFYTSLLEIGVLNIQMAWALLIVASAPLVGGVALAIYVTALSLGFANFFAFQFIAKQSLEEQFFSKAMLLEWNIVVVMVFCVTVIFERILSRQMRETVIAKEALEIQKQNALQSSKLAALGEMAGGIAHEVNNPLAIIYGNAGIVRRKLLELKIPDAEKLAKRLEKITSTVDRIKLIIDTMRKLSRQEFEDSDKHPHDLGEIINDVIILYAEKLKSRDYRLELQLDEGLIAMCSQVLMGQIFINLLNNAIDALDDNRQSDSWIKIEGKVILGSLIEVRVSNAGPKIPSVVAEKIMNPFFTTKRIGEGTGLGLSISTSIAKQHDGNLQLDQSQGYVCFCLRLPLHTKIRPEQSVRYGKAS